GCATCTGCAGGATGCGCATCAGGCCGTACGCGACCGCGCCCCGGGTGTTCTGCCCGGCGAAGCGCTCGCCGAGCTGCTTGCGCAGGCCGAGGCCCAGGCGGGCGAAGTCCAGGATGACCAGGACGAAGAAGGCGAGGAAGAGCAGGGTGGACAGGAGCTGCAGGGCCGGCACCCGCACCACGCTGAGGATCAGGATGACCACGGCGGCGGGCAGGAAGAACTCGGCGAGCGACCAGCGGGCGTCCACGTAGTCGCGGACGAACTTGCGCACCGCGCCCTTGTCACGGGCGGGCAGGTAGCGCTCGTCACCCTCCAGCAGCGCGGTGCGCTGCTTCTCCCGCTCGGAGCGCATCCGCTCGCGGGACTGCCGGGCGGCCTCCTTACGGTCCTTGGGGACGGTCACCCGGGTGCGCCGGTTGGCCTCGGCGTCACTGCGCTTGGGCGTGGGCCGGCCCTTCTTCGCCTGCGGGTCGCGGGCCTGGCTCGTATCGCTCTGCTTCTCCAGCACGGCGGCGGAGGCAGTGGCATCGTCTGAACGGCGTCGGAACACACCCCCAGCGTACGTGGTGCTCGGACGCTTCTTCCCGTGCCGTCGGACCCAAACAGATATCGATCAAGAATCCGACCAGGTTCCGAGGTTTTCGGGCCCCGGCCCGGCGCGCCCAGTACGGGGTTCCCTCCCCCTGCCGGATCATGAAATCGGGGTCGGTTTCCACCCCCGGGATGAGGCATCGGCACCCGTGGCTGTAGCAGTCTTGTTGCAGGCAGGTGCACTGCGGCGATCGCCTCGCTGCACATACACTCGTCGTGTCTGGTAACGAGACTGAGACCGCAGGCCGGAGAAGGGGGCACCCGAGGCCCATGAGCGACGGAATCATGAAGCGTATGGGGCTGATCTTCAAGTCCAAGGCCAACAAGGCCCTGGACCGTGCAGAAGATCCGCGTGAAACGCTCGACTACTCGTACCAGAAGCAGCTCGAACTGCTGCAGAAGGTGCGCAGGGGCGTGGCCGACGTGGCCACCTCGCGCAAGCGTCTGGAGCTTCAGCTGACCCAGCTGCAGCAGCAGTCCGCGAAGTACGAGGACCAGGGGCGCAAGGCGCTCTCGCTCGGCCGGGAGGACCTCGCGCGCGAGGCCCTGACCCGCAAGGCCAACATGCAGTCGCAGATCACCGACCTGGAGACGCAGTACCAGCAGCTCCAGGCCGAGGAGGAGAAGCTCACGCTCGCCTCCCAGCGGCTGCAGGCCAAGGTGGACGCCTTCCGGACGAAGAAGGAGACCATCAAGGCCACCTACACCGCCGCCCAGGCGCAGACCCGGATCGCGGAGTCCTTCTCCGGGATCTCGGAGGAGATGGGCGACGTGGGCCTGGCGATCCAGCGGGCCGAGGACAAGACGGCCCAGATGCAGGCCCGCGCGGGTGCGATCGACGAGCTGCTGGCCTCCGGTGCGCTCGACGACGCCAGCGGCCTCGGCCGCAAGGACGACATCGAGGCCGAGCTGGAGCGGGTGGCCGGCGGCTCCGACGTCGAGCTGGAGCTGGCCCGGATGAAGGCCGAGCTCACCGGCGGCCCCGCGGCCGCGCAACCGGCCATCGAGCAGGGCAAGCCCGGTACGCAGGACAAGCAGGACACCCCGGGGACGATCAACTACAACAAGTGATCCCACTCCTACGGCTTCGGCCACGACAGCAGGGAGACGCAGCGGCATGATCATGAGGGTCATGGGGGAAGGGCAGTTCCAGGTGGCCGACGACCACCTGAACCGGCTCAACGAGCTGGACGACGATCTGCTGCGTGCGCTGGAGTCGGGGGACGAGGAGCACTTCAGGTCCGCGCTGGACGGTCTGCTGGCGGCGGTGAAGCAGTTCGGCAGCCCGCTGCCGGACGATTCGCTGGAGCCCTCCGACCTGATCCTCCCCGACGCCGAGGCGACCATCGAGGAGGTCCGGCAGCTGCTGCGGGCCGAGGGCGACGGGCTGATCCCGGGCATTCCCGAGTACGGCTAGGTCCGGCCCGGTCCGGGGGCCCGTGCTGAGCGGGCGGCCGGAGGCGGACGGACATGTGTGAGGGCGGGCACCCCCCGGGGGGTGCCCGCCCTCACACATGTCCGCGACCGCGGGGCCCGCCGCCGGCTACGGCAGGGCCAGCATCCGGTCGAGCGCGGCCTTGGCGTACTTCTCGGTCTCCGGGTCGACGGTGATCACGTTCGGCACCCGGCCCTCGACCAGCGACTCCAGGGCCCACACCAGGTGCGGCAGGTCGATCCGGTTCATGGTCGAGCAGAAGCAGACCGCCCGGTCCAGGAAGACGACCTCCTTGTCCGGGTGCGCCTTGGCGAGCCGGCGGACGAGGTTCAGCTCGGTGCCGATGGCCCACTTGGAGCCCGGCTCGGCGGCGTCCAGCGCCTTGATGATGTACTCGGTCGAGCCGACCATGTCGGCGGCCGAGACCACCTCGTGCTTGCACTCGGGGTGCACCAGCACGGTCACGCCGGGGATCCGGGCGCGGACGTCGTTCACCGAGTCCAGCGAGAACCGGCCGTGCACCGAGCAGTGGCCGCGCCAGAGGATCATCTTGGCGTCGCGCAGCTGCTGGTCGGTCAGCCCGCCGTTCGGCTTGTGCGGGTTGTAGAGCACGCAGTCGTCCAGCGACAGGCCCATCTCGCGGACGGCGGTGTTGCGGCCCAGGTGCTGGTCCGGCAGGAAGAGCACCTTCTGGCCCTGCTCGAAGGCCCACTCCAGCGCG
The sequence above is a segment of the Kitasatospora sp. NBC_00240 genome. Coding sequences within it:
- a CDS encoding DUF3043 domain-containing protein; amino-acid sequence: MFRRRSDDATASAAVLEKQSDTSQARDPQAKKGRPTPKRSDAEANRRTRVTVPKDRKEAARQSRERMRSEREKQRTALLEGDERYLPARDKGAVRKFVRDYVDARWSLAEFFLPAAVVILILSVVRVPALQLLSTLLFLAFFVLVILDFARLGLGLRKQLGERFAGQNTRGAVAYGLMRILQMRRLRLPKPQVKRGARP
- a CDS encoding PspA/IM30 family protein, with the protein product MSDGIMKRMGLIFKSKANKALDRAEDPRETLDYSYQKQLELLQKVRRGVADVATSRKRLELQLTQLQQQSAKYEDQGRKALSLGREDLAREALTRKANMQSQITDLETQYQQLQAEEEKLTLASQRLQAKVDAFRTKKETIKATYTAAQAQTRIAESFSGISEEMGDVGLAIQRAEDKTAQMQARAGAIDELLASGALDDASGLGRKDDIEAELERVAGGSDVELELARMKAELTGGPAAAQPAIEQGKPGTQDKQDTPGTINYNK
- the nadA gene encoding quinolinate synthase NadA; translation: MTTTTETYGVDPTPTPLALLLLGREADPNSERGVECPGDLPAASDPDLVERARAAKAALGDRVFILGHHYQRDEVIEFADVTGDSFKLARDAAARPEAEYIVFCGVHFMAESADILTGPAQQVILPDLAAGCSMADMATAEQVAECWDVLTDAGVADVTVPVSYMNSSADIKAFTGKHGGTICTSSNAERALEWAFEQGQKVLFLPDQHLGRNTAVREMGLSLDDCVLYNPHKPNGGLTDQQLRDAKMILWRGHCSVHGRFSLDSVNDVRARIPGVTVLVHPECKHEVVSAADMVGSTEYIIKALDAAEPGSKWAIGTELNLVRRLAKAHPDKEVVFLDRAVCFCSTMNRIDLPHLVWALESLVEGRVPNVITVDPETEKYAKAALDRMLALP